A portion of the Nitrospira sp. genome contains these proteins:
- a CDS encoding SDR family oxidoreductase — translation MISGNLVDASVRARFDLSGRVAVITGGGGLLGAQHADAIAEMGGTPVLLDIDTRHAQETAERVSKKYGVPAVALSADITQAESILGTVRQVTERFGQIDILINNAARNPKQEQLNGANEGSSRLEGFSVTSWNEDLAVGLTGAFLCSQLIGQEMAKRGRGVILNIASDLGVIAPDQRIYRRADLPDHQQPVKPVSYSVVKHGLIGLTRYLATYWAEQGVRVNALSPGGVYTGQDEAFVARLTHLIPLGRMARQDEYKAAVVFLVSDASSYMTGTNMIMDGGRTVW, via the coding sequence ATGATATCAGGCAATCTCGTGGATGCCAGCGTCCGCGCTCGGTTCGACCTCTCCGGCCGAGTCGCGGTCATCACCGGAGGCGGAGGCCTCTTGGGTGCGCAACATGCGGACGCGATCGCGGAGATGGGAGGGACTCCGGTCCTGCTCGATATCGACACGCGCCATGCGCAGGAAACTGCTGAGCGCGTGTCGAAGAAATACGGAGTTCCGGCCGTCGCACTCTCGGCTGATATCACGCAAGCGGAGTCGATCCTTGGAACCGTCCGGCAGGTGACCGAACGGTTCGGGCAGATCGATATTCTGATCAATAATGCCGCCCGTAATCCGAAGCAGGAACAACTCAACGGCGCGAATGAGGGTAGTTCCAGACTCGAAGGATTTTCGGTGACGAGCTGGAATGAAGACCTTGCCGTGGGTCTCACGGGCGCATTCCTTTGTAGTCAGTTGATCGGCCAGGAAATGGCTAAGCGCGGCAGGGGTGTGATTCTGAATATCGCGTCCGATCTTGGAGTCATCGCCCCTGATCAGCGTATCTATCGACGCGCGGATCTGCCGGATCATCAACAACCGGTAAAGCCCGTCAGCTATTCTGTCGTCAAACACGGGTTGATCGGATTGACCCGATACCTCGCCACCTATTGGGCGGAACAAGGGGTGCGGGTCAATGCACTCTCCCCGGGAGGTGTTTACACCGGGCAGGATGAGGCATTTGTGGCCCGTCTGACTCACCTAATTCCCCTAGGACGGATGGCCAGACAGGATGAATATAAGGCGGCGGTCGTTTTTCTCGTGTCGGACGCTTCGTCCTATATGACGGGTACGAATATGATCATGGATG